In Posidoniimonas polymericola, one genomic interval encodes:
- a CDS encoding ABC1 kinase family protein, with product MRPALIALQPKKLSRYAAITKLLVKYGRSDLLDDAGLRDQCGDVQDTAASEDERQRAEQLANDLEQMGPAFIKLGQLLSTRADLLPPVYLAALERLQDDVESTPYETIERIVSEELGVRLSRGFSEFSERPLATASIGQVHRAKLRDGRDVIVKVQRPDIRGQIVDDLDAMHEMAELLEARTEFGRQAGLVALIETLRESLLNELDYRQEAANAAALRENLADYEQFIIPEVIDDYTSSRVITMQYLSGAKITDVSPAVLLEVDRRGLAEALVAVYLHQLLVDGVFHSDPHPGNLVLTRDHRIGLLDFGMVTHVPKDQRRSLLQLLLALADGEGDEAARAALDMGAAGRSFDEGAFHKQISQLVAENESKRVDQLSVGPGIMEIQRIASSCGLRLPHALHMLGKTLLNLDRVVETLDPTLDPTEIIRAQSTEIMRLHSRQRLSLQQAYNAMLEGADLLQHLPQRANRITELIASNGLKVEVDAIDEHKLIAGLEKVANRVTTGLVLAALIVGASLMMHLETSLTLLGYPAIALVFFISAATFGLVLVYRSMTTDQADPTGQGK from the coding sequence ATGAGGCCCGCCTTGATCGCTCTGCAGCCTAAAAAACTGTCTCGCTATGCAGCAATCACGAAACTGCTAGTCAAGTATGGCCGTTCTGATCTACTCGACGACGCCGGGCTTCGTGACCAGTGCGGCGACGTCCAGGACACGGCCGCGTCGGAGGATGAACGGCAGCGGGCAGAGCAACTGGCTAACGACCTCGAGCAAATGGGGCCGGCGTTTATCAAGCTGGGCCAGCTCCTCTCGACCCGCGCCGACCTGCTGCCGCCGGTTTACCTGGCGGCGCTCGAACGCCTGCAGGACGACGTCGAGTCGACTCCGTATGAGACGATCGAGAGGATCGTATCCGAAGAGCTTGGCGTGCGTCTTTCCCGCGGGTTCTCTGAGTTCAGTGAGCGGCCGCTGGCGACCGCCTCGATCGGCCAGGTCCACCGCGCCAAGCTCCGCGACGGCCGAGACGTCATCGTCAAGGTGCAGCGGCCCGACATCCGCGGCCAGATTGTCGACGACCTCGACGCGATGCACGAGATGGCCGAGCTGCTAGAGGCACGCACCGAATTCGGCCGCCAGGCGGGGTTGGTCGCCCTGATTGAGACCCTCCGCGAGAGCCTGCTAAACGAGCTCGACTACCGCCAAGAGGCCGCCAACGCCGCCGCGCTCCGCGAGAACCTTGCCGACTACGAGCAGTTCATCATTCCCGAGGTGATAGACGACTACACCTCGTCGCGGGTGATCACGATGCAGTACCTGTCGGGCGCGAAGATCACCGATGTCAGCCCGGCTGTGCTGCTGGAGGTCGACCGCCGGGGCCTGGCCGAGGCGCTGGTCGCCGTCTACCTGCACCAGCTGCTGGTGGACGGCGTGTTCCACTCCGACCCGCACCCGGGAAACCTCGTGCTGACGCGTGACCATCGCATCGGCCTGCTCGATTTCGGCATGGTGACCCATGTCCCGAAGGACCAGCGGCGGTCGCTGCTGCAGCTGCTTTTGGCGCTAGCCGATGGTGAGGGGGACGAGGCTGCGCGGGCCGCCCTCGATATGGGCGCGGCCGGACGTAGCTTCGACGAGGGGGCGTTCCACAAGCAGATCAGCCAGCTGGTTGCCGAAAACGAGAGCAAACGCGTCGACCAGCTCAGCGTTGGGCCGGGCATCATGGAAATCCAGCGGATTGCCTCGAGCTGCGGCCTCCGACTGCCGCACGCGCTCCACATGCTCGGCAAGACGCTGCTGAACCTCGACCGCGTGGTCGAGACGCTCGACCCAACGCTCGACCCGACCGAGATTATCCGTGCGCAGTCCACCGAGATCATGCGGCTGCACAGCCGGCAGCGTCTGTCGCTGCAGCAGGCCTACAACGCGATGCTCGAGGGCGCCGACCTGCTGCAGCACCTCCCGCAGCGCGCCAACCGGATCACCGAACTGATCGCCAGCAACGGGCTGAAGGTTGAGGTCGACGCGATTGACGAGCACAAACTGATCGCCGGCCTCGAGAAGGTCGCCAACCGGGTCACTACCGGGCTGGTGCTGGCCGCGTTGATCGTGGGGGCGTCGCTGATGATGCACCTCGAAACCTCGCTCACCCTGCTGGGCTACCCAGCCATCGCCCTGGTGTTCTTCATCTCGGCCGCGACTTTCGGCCTGGTTCTCGTGTACCGCTCGATGACGACCGACCAGGCGGACCCTACCGGTCAAGGGAAATAG
- the cobA gene encoding uroporphyrinogen-III C-methyltransferase — MNPQPGMVYLIGAGPGDPGLITVRGRECLERADVVLYDYLSGPRVLEWTRPGAELYCLGRHGHGKLWKQDEINAKLVECGKAGKTVARLKGGDPSIFGRLAEELDALTAAGIPFEIIPGISTAVASGAYAGVTITDRDQASCVTFLTGHEKPGKDEDSLDYAALAKLPGTLVIYMGVTTAEQWSSRLLEHGRPADTPVLLVRRCSLPDQQAFECTLGEVAGVLAPGKVRPPVVAIVGPVARRPEAMEWFSGRPLFGQTVLVTRPRHQAAPMVERLRELGSECLVQPAIKIGPPPQIENLHDAALRCGDFHWIVFSSSNGVESFMSAVYQCGGDARRLGGVKLAAIGPATVETLAEHYLTADLCPAEYRAEALAEALAPECSEKRVLLVRASRGREVLAEMLADAGTEIEQVVAYLSSDVTTPDPDIAEALNTGQVPWTTVTSSAIARSLVALFGEALRNTKLVAISPLTAGVLEELGYPAALVADEYTADGVIKAILRGCGA, encoded by the coding sequence ATGAATCCGCAACCGGGAATGGTCTACCTGATCGGCGCCGGCCCAGGCGATCCGGGCCTGATCACGGTGCGGGGACGCGAATGCCTCGAGCGGGCCGACGTCGTGCTGTACGACTACCTGTCCGGCCCGCGGGTGCTGGAATGGACTCGCCCCGGGGCCGAGCTTTATTGCCTGGGCCGCCACGGGCACGGCAAGCTGTGGAAGCAGGACGAGATCAACGCCAAACTGGTCGAGTGCGGCAAGGCGGGCAAGACCGTAGCGCGACTCAAGGGGGGCGACCCCAGCATCTTTGGCAGGCTGGCCGAGGAACTCGACGCCCTAACCGCCGCCGGCATCCCATTCGAGATCATCCCCGGCATCAGCACCGCGGTCGCTAGCGGCGCGTACGCCGGCGTCACCATCACCGACCGCGACCAAGCGAGCTGCGTCACGTTCCTCACGGGGCACGAGAAGCCGGGCAAGGACGAGGACTCGCTCGACTACGCGGCGCTGGCGAAGCTGCCCGGCACGCTGGTCATCTACATGGGGGTCACGACCGCCGAGCAGTGGAGCAGCAGGCTGCTGGAGCACGGCAGGCCCGCCGACACGCCGGTGCTGCTGGTGCGGCGGTGCTCGCTGCCCGATCAGCAGGCGTTCGAGTGCACGTTGGGCGAGGTAGCCGGTGTGCTGGCGCCCGGCAAGGTGCGCCCGCCGGTGGTGGCGATCGTCGGCCCGGTGGCGCGCCGGCCCGAAGCGATGGAGTGGTTCAGTGGCCGGCCGCTGTTCGGTCAGACCGTGCTGGTCACCCGACCCCGACACCAGGCCGCGCCTATGGTCGAGCGGCTGCGCGAGCTCGGCTCGGAGTGCCTGGTGCAGCCGGCGATCAAGATCGGACCGCCTCCGCAGATCGAGAACCTCCACGACGCGGCGCTCCGCTGCGGCGACTTCCACTGGATCGTGTTCTCCAGCAGCAACGGCGTCGAGTCGTTTATGTCGGCCGTGTACCAGTGTGGCGGCGACGCCCGGCGGCTTGGCGGCGTAAAGCTGGCGGCAATCGGACCCGCCACGGTCGAGACGCTGGCCGAGCACTACCTGACCGCCGACCTCTGCCCCGCGGAGTACCGGGCCGAGGCGCTCGCCGAGGCCCTGGCGCCCGAGTGCAGCGAAAAACGCGTGCTGCTGGTCCGCGCGAGCCGAGGGCGTGAGGTGCTGGCCGAGATGCTCGCCGACGCCGGCACCGAAATCGAACAGGTCGTGGCCTACCTCAGCTCGGACGTTACCACGCCAGATCCCGATATCGCCGAAGCCCTGAATACTGGCCAAGTCCCATGGACAACGGTGACGAGCTCGGCGATCGCTCGGTCGTTGGTCGCGTTGTTCGGCGAGGCGCTCCGCAACACCAAGCTGGTGGCGATCAGCCCGCTGACCGCGGGCGTGCTCGAGGAGCTCGGCTACCCGGCGGCGCTGGTCGCCGACGAGTACACGGCCGACGGCGTCATCAAGGCAATCCTCCGCGGCTGCGGCGCATAG
- the rpsT gene encoding 30S ribosomal protein S20 → MPNSASARKRLRQDQARRLRNRSAKASVRTQLKKLRKAIEAGEVETSEKEFITATKRLDQAAAKGLIHANAAARYKSRLSKAIKGIKTAS, encoded by the coding sequence ATGCCAAATTCCGCCAGTGCTCGTAAGCGTCTCCGTCAGGACCAGGCCCGTCGCCTCCGCAACCGTTCGGCTAAGGCCTCGGTCCGCACCCAGCTGAAGAAGCTCCGCAAGGCCATTGAGGCCGGCGAGGTCGAGACCAGCGAGAAAGAATTCATCACCGCGACCAAGCGTCTGGACCAGGCGGCCGCCAAGGGCCTGATCCACGCCAACGCGGCTGCCCGCTACAAGAGCCGCCTGAGCAAGGCGATCAAGGGCATCAAGACCGCCAGCTAA
- a CDS encoding pseudouridine synthase translates to MPKRASKPRKNTPIGGKGPKAGGKPKRPGRGSKTAGAKTAGPKKGAPKKAGAKATGKPGGSKPSGSKPSGSKFSGGKPSGSKAPYARKPAAGKRPAAQKQHPDDGKDRLQKVLAAAGIASRRECEQLILEGRVMVDDQPITELGVRVDPSKQEIWVDGEPLKKTKKVYFAVNKPEGYVCTARDPSGRPRVTELLPPQMGRVFNVGRLDMASEGLILLTNDGELANQLAHPRHGVQKTYLVQVAGHITAEELKTARDGIYIAEGKVHFVGAKIKSRHKKSTLLEVVLDEGRNREIRRVLAAMGHKVQKLTRVAHGPIKLGEMPAGAYRPLTREEVKALRQCVVDSEAAQEGKLAPKKKRKPAVKKPGAKKSASATNKAGRRVIE, encoded by the coding sequence ATGCCCAAACGCGCCTCGAAACCCCGCAAGAATACGCCCATTGGTGGCAAAGGCCCCAAAGCAGGCGGCAAGCCCAAGCGTCCCGGCCGCGGTTCGAAGACGGCCGGCGCCAAGACGGCAGGTCCGAAGAAAGGCGCCCCAAAGAAGGCCGGCGCGAAGGCCACTGGAAAGCCTGGCGGCAGTAAGCCCAGCGGCAGCAAACCCAGCGGCAGTAAATTCAGCGGCGGCAAGCCCAGCGGCAGCAAAGCGCCCTACGCCAGGAAGCCCGCAGCCGGCAAACGCCCCGCCGCGCAGAAGCAGCACCCCGACGACGGCAAGGACCGGCTGCAGAAGGTGCTGGCCGCGGCCGGGATCGCCAGCCGGCGGGAGTGCGAGCAGCTAATCCTCGAAGGCCGGGTGATGGTCGACGACCAGCCGATCACCGAGCTTGGCGTGCGGGTCGACCCCTCCAAGCAAGAGATCTGGGTCGACGGCGAGCCGCTCAAGAAAACCAAGAAGGTGTACTTCGCGGTCAACAAGCCCGAGGGCTATGTCTGCACCGCCCGCGACCCGTCCGGACGGCCGCGGGTGACCGAGCTGCTGCCGCCGCAGATGGGCCGCGTGTTCAACGTCGGGCGGCTCGACATGGCCAGCGAGGGGCTGATCCTGCTGACCAACGACGGCGAACTCGCCAACCAGCTCGCCCACCCGCGGCACGGCGTGCAGAAGACCTACCTCGTGCAGGTCGCGGGGCACATCACGGCCGAGGAGCTCAAGACCGCCCGCGACGGCATCTACATCGCCGAGGGGAAGGTGCACTTCGTCGGGGCCAAGATCAAGTCGCGGCACAAGAAGTCGACCCTGCTGGAAGTCGTGCTCGACGAGGGCCGCAACCGCGAGATCCGCCGCGTGCTGGCCGCCATGGGTCACAAGGTGCAGAAGCTGACCCGCGTCGCCCACGGACCGATCAAGCTGGGCGAGATGCCCGCCGGCGCCTACCGCCCGCTGACCCGCGAAGAGGTCAAGGCATTGCGGCAGTGCGTCGTCGACTCGGAGGCCGCCCAGGAGGGCAAGCTGGCGCCAAAGAAGAAGCGGAAGCCGGCCGTAAAGAAGCCGGGCGCCAAGAAGTCGGCCTCCGCGACCAACAAGGCCGGCCGGCGAGTCATCGAGTAA
- a CDS encoding dihydroorotate dehydrogenase electron transfer subunit, giving the protein MDDAPDCHVANGHDSLHAAHYADHAAFTPAVVLENEQLARGTYRMRIDAAGIAERIVPGQFVMVRVAGQVDPMLGRAFAMYDVVRDGSGAAVALDFVYLVHGKLTTALAACQPGRTVELWGPLGNGFDPVECDRRILVAGGIGYTPFLAAGKESLGAARYGAPARVGGAAAEVVMCYGVRTADLLAGEPAFRAAGLDLRIASDDGSVGHHGLVTDLLNEALDEARDDYAGKRVQVDCCGPEPMMEAVAKICLDRGAPCRVSLETPMACGIGICFSCVAKVKQPAGDWDYKRTCVDGPVFDAAKIEW; this is encoded by the coding sequence ATGGACGACGCCCCCGACTGTCACGTTGCCAACGGGCACGACTCGCTGCACGCCGCCCACTACGCCGACCATGCCGCCTTCACGCCGGCCGTGGTGCTCGAGAACGAGCAGCTCGCCCGCGGCACGTACCGCATGCGTATCGACGCCGCCGGGATCGCCGAGCGGATCGTGCCTGGTCAGTTCGTGATGGTCCGGGTGGCCGGCCAGGTCGACCCGATGCTAGGCCGCGCCTTCGCCATGTACGACGTCGTGCGGGACGGGTCGGGCGCCGCGGTGGCGCTCGACTTCGTGTACCTGGTGCACGGCAAGCTCACAACCGCACTGGCCGCCTGCCAGCCCGGCCGCACGGTCGAGCTGTGGGGCCCGTTGGGCAACGGGTTTGATCCGGTGGAGTGCGACCGCCGCATCCTGGTGGCCGGCGGCATCGGCTACACGCCATTCCTGGCGGCGGGCAAGGAGTCGCTCGGCGCCGCGCGGTACGGGGCGCCGGCCCGTGTGGGAGGCGCCGCCGCCGAAGTCGTGATGTGCTACGGCGTCCGCACCGCCGACCTGCTGGCGGGCGAGCCCGCCTTCCGCGCCGCCGGGCTCGACCTCCGCATCGCCAGCGACGACGGCTCGGTCGGCCACCACGGGCTGGTGACCGACCTGCTCAATGAGGCCCTTGACGAAGCGCGCGACGATTACGCCGGTAAGCGGGTGCAGGTCGACTGCTGCGGGCCCGAGCCGATGATGGAGGCGGTCGCCAAGATCTGCCTCGACCGCGGCGCGCCATGCCGGGTGTCGCTCGAAACGCCGATGGCCTGCGGCATCGGCATCTGCTTCTCCTGCGTCGCGAAGGTCAAGCAACCCGCGGGCGACTGGGACTACAAGCGGACGTGCGTCGATGGCCCGGTGTTCGACGCGGCGAAGATCGAGTGGTAG
- a CDS encoding DUF1559 family PulG-like putative transporter, giving the protein MLTRIAVAVVVLIGVATSRAADTVWRRLADDQTLLVATAEVQNAEPPTIARELARYSPEVADEARRALEALREVGVVNATLVLGVQDLQTMSGPVLAISLAEDASTSDAAARLDELFAGFGWPRDTPHSLRIQQADKCLLVGSQRALDRYKSESEVDAKREELAAALQEARGDEPAITIVVSPGQDARHVIRELWPAMQTPCEALTGDLIADARHASVTVSLDPFEVELSVAGKDAAAAQEWKPLASAGLSALDGLLAQWRNGGSEAQPLSTAFPAKVDGASITLSLRGGSPAADELLGAVLPSVYRQVVERARTEGRMQQLKQLALGILNFESANGSLPAMAALRDPKGRPLLSWRVAILPYLEEGDLWRRFRLDEPWDSPHNLALVAEMPDVFANPARPDLNRRGMTVYQVPVGPRTIFPTAADAELIENRGFTMAKGLTFRDITDGSSNTLMIVEVAPEHAVPWTKPADWQFHEANPLATLRQEGRSSFVAARADGSVKPVSIEIPPAEFLKALTRNGEEIRDLSQW; this is encoded by the coding sequence GTGCTCACAAGAATCGCTGTTGCTGTTGTCGTCCTGATTGGTGTCGCCACGTCGCGCGCCGCGGACACCGTCTGGCGCCGACTTGCCGACGACCAGACGCTGCTGGTCGCAACGGCCGAAGTCCAGAACGCCGAGCCGCCCACTATTGCGAGAGAGCTCGCCCGCTACTCGCCGGAGGTGGCTGACGAAGCACGCCGCGCTCTCGAGGCCCTGCGAGAAGTCGGGGTGGTCAACGCCACGCTGGTGCTCGGCGTGCAGGACCTGCAGACTATGTCGGGCCCAGTGTTGGCGATTAGCCTGGCGGAAGACGCCAGTACGTCTGACGCGGCGGCCCGCCTAGATGAATTGTTCGCCGGCTTCGGCTGGCCCCGCGACACGCCGCACAGCCTGCGGATTCAGCAGGCCGACAAATGCCTGCTCGTTGGATCCCAGCGGGCACTCGACCGCTACAAGTCCGAATCAGAAGTCGATGCCAAGCGAGAAGAACTTGCTGCCGCATTGCAGGAGGCTCGCGGCGACGAACCGGCAATCACCATCGTCGTGTCGCCCGGCCAGGACGCCCGACACGTGATCCGCGAGCTGTGGCCCGCGATGCAGACGCCCTGCGAAGCGTTGACCGGCGACCTAATCGCCGACGCCCGGCACGCGTCGGTGACAGTTTCGCTTGACCCCTTTGAGGTCGAACTTTCGGTTGCGGGTAAGGATGCGGCTGCCGCGCAGGAGTGGAAGCCACTGGCGTCCGCGGGACTGTCGGCGTTGGATGGACTCCTCGCTCAGTGGCGGAACGGGGGGAGCGAAGCCCAACCGCTCTCCACCGCGTTTCCTGCTAAGGTCGACGGGGCGAGCATCACGCTGTCGCTCCGCGGCGGCTCGCCAGCAGCAGATGAACTGCTCGGCGCTGTCTTGCCTTCCGTCTATCGTCAAGTCGTCGAACGGGCCCGCACCGAGGGGCGGATGCAGCAGTTGAAGCAGCTTGCGTTGGGCATCCTCAACTTCGAGAGCGCCAACGGCAGCCTGCCCGCGATGGCCGCCCTCCGCGACCCTAAGGGCAGACCGCTGCTCTCCTGGCGGGTCGCGATCCTGCCCTATCTTGAGGAAGGCGACCTCTGGCGCCGCTTCCGGCTCGACGAGCCGTGGGACAGCCCGCACAACTTGGCCCTTGTTGCGGAGATGCCCGACGTGTTCGCCAACCCGGCCCGTCCCGACCTTAACCGCCGGGGAATGACGGTCTACCAAGTCCCGGTAGGGCCGAGGACCATCTTCCCAACCGCCGCCGATGCCGAGCTGATTGAGAATCGTGGCTTCACGATGGCCAAGGGGCTGACATTCCGGGATATCACCGATGGCAGCTCCAATACGCTTATGATCGTCGAGGTAGCGCCGGAGCACGCCGTTCCTTGGACCAAGCCGGCCGACTGGCAGTTTCATGAAGCAAACCCACTAGCAACGCTGCGACAGGAGGGTCGGAGCAGCTTTGTCGCCGCCCGGGCTGACGGCAGCGTGAAGCCGGTAAGTATCGAGATTCCCCCTGCCGAATTTCTGAAGGCGCTCACGCGGAACGGCGAAGAGATCCGTGACCTCAGCCAATGGTAG
- a CDS encoding peptidoglycan recognition protein family protein: MIRTCLAIGLLAASVGLSFSTAARATGAEVDVPRPERFVSAEQWGSDPDPIDDSRRHTPKYVTLHHAGVKWDAGRDPVAFIRNMQSWGKRRPEVEPPPRNTYWPDLPYHFLIAPDGRIYEGRPLDYEPESNTKYELAGHIGVELMGNFEEQRPSPAQVDSAVRLTAWLLGKFELPLAAISTHGKVAKGQTSCPGRDFARYFEGDPPEFNTWVGRVLDGEEPRIELGAPLAEGPKKLITESEGVPQE, from the coding sequence GTGATCAGAACCTGTCTTGCTATCGGTCTTCTCGCCGCCTCGGTCGGCCTGTCGTTCTCGACCGCGGCGCGTGCCACGGGAGCGGAGGTCGACGTTCCCAGGCCCGAGAGGTTTGTGTCGGCCGAGCAGTGGGGCTCGGACCCCGACCCGATTGACGACAGCCGGCGGCACACGCCTAAGTACGTGACCCTGCACCACGCCGGTGTGAAGTGGGACGCCGGCCGCGACCCGGTCGCCTTCATCCGCAACATGCAGTCGTGGGGCAAGCGCCGCCCGGAGGTCGAGCCGCCGCCGCGCAACACCTACTGGCCCGACCTGCCGTACCACTTTTTGATTGCGCCCGACGGGCGGATCTACGAGGGGCGGCCGCTCGACTACGAGCCCGAGTCGAACACCAAGTACGAGCTGGCGGGCCATATCGGCGTCGAGCTGATGGGCAACTTCGAGGAGCAACGCCCCAGCCCGGCGCAGGTCGACTCCGCGGTGCGGCTCACGGCCTGGCTGCTCGGCAAGTTCGAACTGCCGCTCGCGGCGATCAGCACGCACGGCAAGGTCGCCAAGGGGCAGACCAGCTGCCCAGGGCGGGACTTTGCGCGGTACTTCGAGGGCGACCCGCCCGAGTTCAATACTTGGGTAGGCCGGGTGCTCGACGGCGAAGAGCCGCGCATTGAACTGGGGGCGCCGCTTGCCGAGGGGCCGAAAAAGCTGATCACCGAGTCCGAAGGGGTCCCCCAGGAGTAG
- a CDS encoding RNA polymerase sigma factor, with translation MPASHESPSPELIGRLLNQQGAVLALYASQWTASPDDCVQEALVELARQPRTPDSPVAWLYRVVKRRALNAARGDRRRREREQAVGQSRVATAGSQATDFAEIAELLAQLDGPDREAVVLRLWGGLTFAEIADTLGLSTATAHRRYEQALETLRQVCDATTPTEREP, from the coding sequence ATGCCTGCTTCACACGAATCGCCTTCGCCTGAGCTGATCGGCCGACTGCTGAACCAGCAGGGCGCTGTGCTGGCGTTGTACGCCTCGCAGTGGACGGCGTCGCCCGACGACTGTGTGCAGGAGGCGCTGGTCGAACTCGCCCGGCAGCCGCGGACGCCCGACTCGCCGGTCGCCTGGTTGTACCGGGTGGTGAAGCGAAGGGCGCTGAACGCCGCGCGGGGCGACCGCCGCCGCCGCGAACGCGAGCAGGCCGTTGGCCAGAGCCGCGTCGCGACCGCCGGCTCTCAAGCGACCGACTTTGCCGAGATCGCCGAGCTGCTCGCGCAGCTCGATGGCCCCGACCGCGAGGCGGTGGTGCTGCGGCTGTGGGGCGGGCTCACGTTCGCCGAGATTGCCGACACACTCGGCCTGTCGACCGCCACCGCGCACCGCCGCTACGAGCAGGCGCTAGAGACCCTCCGTCAAGTTTGTGACGCCACGACCCCTACCGAGCGCGAACCATGA
- a CDS encoding tetratricopeptide repeat protein, protein MDSTSPLFNRTASTTFMSDPSEAPTDFAPRAGRGVTAATRQRLEALHTRAKACLERGDHDYAHDLLTQCIAEDPGSLIYAQTFRANIAKKYAGGGKKSSMFGSLVGKTGRAAVAKAAGKGAWTEAFTAGCQALKKNPVDLPVLRELATGCGELGHTETQLFYLRWALDLDLHDVETNRLGGEATAKSKQYEQAIACWQRVLKQKPEDEEARRAISRLSVEQTLHEGGYDHELLKGEGATPDLPAIRVSDLASKESDGQPRRPATISAEPAAEESIVPPLSREELEEVVEEEPKNLTAAGQLARILHVAGESTAAIELLRRTLAASPDPESPDPESPEQAKLEEAQLQMTREHVEATQDRAKATRKPAEIKQAKQAMVLSNQAELEVFAARAKRNPASVRDQLELGLRLKRGGNHREAIKALQAARGDARREAEVQLHLGECFQHIEQFKLAASSYEAAIKASATESAHASEETHKLALYRAGVLALGLGDLDRAENRLTELAGHDFGYRDVSDRLDKIADLRKNA, encoded by the coding sequence ATGGATAGTACGAGCCCGCTCTTCAACCGCACCGCGTCGACGACATTCATGTCCGACCCCTCAGAAGCCCCGACCGACTTCGCCCCCCGCGCGGGACGCGGCGTCACGGCCGCCACCCGACAGCGGCTCGAGGCCTTGCACACCCGGGCCAAGGCGTGCCTCGAGCGGGGCGACCACGACTACGCCCACGACCTGCTCACGCAGTGCATCGCCGAGGACCCTGGATCGCTGATCTACGCCCAGACCTTCCGGGCGAATATCGCCAAGAAGTACGCCGGCGGCGGCAAGAAGAGCTCGATGTTCGGTTCGTTGGTCGGCAAAACCGGCCGCGCCGCGGTCGCCAAGGCGGCCGGCAAGGGAGCCTGGACCGAGGCCTTCACCGCCGGCTGCCAAGCGCTCAAGAAGAACCCTGTCGACCTGCCCGTGCTGCGCGAACTCGCGACCGGCTGCGGGGAACTCGGCCACACCGAGACCCAGCTCTTCTACCTCCGCTGGGCCCTCGACCTCGATCTGCACGACGTCGAGACCAACCGACTCGGCGGCGAGGCGACCGCTAAGTCGAAGCAGTACGAGCAGGCAATCGCCTGCTGGCAGCGGGTCCTCAAGCAGAAGCCCGAGGACGAGGAGGCCCGTCGGGCCATCTCGCGGCTCAGCGTCGAGCAGACCCTGCACGAGGGGGGCTACGACCACGAACTGCTGAAGGGCGAGGGCGCGACGCCCGACCTGCCGGCCATCCGCGTGTCGGACCTTGCCTCCAAAGAGTCCGACGGCCAGCCCCGCCGCCCGGCAACAATCTCTGCCGAACCAGCAGCCGAAGAATCAATTGTCCCCCCGCTGTCCCGCGAAGAGCTCGAGGAGGTCGTCGAGGAAGAGCCCAAGAACCTGACGGCCGCAGGGCAGCTCGCCCGTATCCTGCACGTCGCGGGGGAGAGCACGGCCGCGATCGAGCTGCTGCGGCGGACGCTCGCCGCGTCGCCCGATCCCGAGTCGCCCGATCCCGAGTCGCCCGAACAGGCCAAGCTCGAAGAGGCCCAGCTCCAAATGACCCGCGAGCACGTCGAGGCGACTCAGGACCGCGCCAAGGCGACCCGCAAGCCGGCGGAAATCAAGCAGGCCAAGCAGGCGATGGTGCTGTCCAACCAGGCCGAGCTGGAGGTTTTTGCAGCCCGGGCGAAGCGGAACCCGGCCAGCGTGCGGGACCAGCTCGAGCTCGGGCTGAGGCTCAAGCGGGGTGGGAACCACCGTGAGGCGATCAAGGCCCTGCAGGCCGCCCGCGGGGACGCACGGCGGGAAGCCGAGGTGCAGCTGCACCTTGGGGAGTGCTTCCAGCACATCGAGCAGTTCAAGCTCGCGGCCAGCAGCTACGAAGCCGCGATAAAGGCCTCCGCGACCGAGTCGGCCCACGCCTCGGAGGAGACCCACAAGCTGGCCCTGTACCGCGCCGGGGTGCTCGCCCTAGGGCTGGGGGACCTCGATCGGGCCGAAAACCGCCTGACCGAGCTGGCCGGGCACGATTTTGGCTACCGGGATGTTAGTGACCGGCTGGACAAGATCGCCGATTTGCGTAAAAATGCGTGA